A genomic stretch from Sceloporus undulatus isolate JIND9_A2432 ecotype Alabama chromosome 5, SceUnd_v1.1, whole genome shotgun sequence includes:
- the RBM46 gene encoding probable RNA-binding protein 46 isoform X1: MNEEQTDVTNGCSKVRTGTQNEAALLALMEKTGYNMVQENGQRKFGGPPPGWEGPPPPRGCEVFVGKIPRDMYEDELVPVFERAGKIYEFRLMMEFSGENRGYAFVMYTTKEEAQLAIRILNNYEIRPGKFIGVCVSLDNCRLFIGAIPKEKKKEEILDEMKKVTEGVVDVIVYPSATDKTKNRGFAFVEYESHRAAAMARRKLIPGTFQLWGHTIQVDWADPEKEVDEETMQRVKVLYVRNLMISTTEETIKAEFNKFKPGAVERVKKLRDYAFVHFFNRDDAVAAMSVMNGKCIDGASIEVTLAKPVNKESTWRQHLNGQISPSSENLLVFANKEDGHQKSLAKPANLPIRLNGQHSPSPPEIERCSYPFFPGTKLTPISIFSLKSSHFSSATMQLDYYCNKNNWAPPEYYLYSTTSQDGKVLLVYKIVIPTVANGSQSYFMPDKLCTTVEDAKELAAQFALLHLDYNFRRSSINNISPVSATLSSGTTSVLSYTSRPYSYPSYPLSPSIPLASNNHVGQRLYISNQGSFF, from the exons ATGAATGAAGAACAGACAGATGTTACAAATGGCTGCAGCAAAGTTAGAACGGGTACTCAGAACGAAGCTGCGTTATTGGCTCTTATGGAAAAGACTGGTTACAATATGGTTCAAGAAAACGGTCAAAGAAAATTTGGTGGACCTCCACCAG gttgGGAAGGTCCACCACCACCACGAGGCTGTGAAGTTTTTGTGGGAAAAATTCCCCGTGATATGTATGAAGATGAACTAGTTCCTGTTTTTGAAAGAGCTGGGAAGATCTATGAATTCAGGCTGATGATGGAATTTAGTGGCGAGAATCGTGGATATGCATTTGTAATGTATACAACCAAAGAAGAAGCTCAGCTCGCTATTCGGATCCTTAATAATTATGAGATTCGTCCTGGGAAGTTTATTGGAGTTTGTGTAAGTTTGGACAACTGCAGACTATTTATTGGAGCtattccaaaagaaaagaaaaaagaagagatctTAGATGAAATGAAAAAAGTCACCGAAGGTGTAGTGGATGTTATTGTGTATCCAAGTGCAACCGATAAGACAAAGAATCGTGGGTTTGCTTTTGTTGAATATGAATCCCACAGAGCTGCAGCTATGGCAAGAAGGAAACTCATTCCTG GAACATTCCAGTTATGGGGCCATACTATTCAGGTAGATTGGGCAGACCCAGAAAAAGAAGTGGACGAAGAAACAATGCAGAGGGTTAAAGTATTATATGTTCGAAACCTGATGATCTCAACTACAGAAGAAACAATTAAGGCTGAATTTAACAAATTTAAGCCAGGAGCTGTTGAGCGTGTGAAAAAACTTCGAGATTATGCTTTTGTTCACTTCTTCAATCGAGATGATGCAGTTGCAGCTATGTCAGTTATGAATGGGAAGTGCATTGATGGAGCTAGTATTGAGGTAACACTAGCCAAGCCAGTAAACAAAGAAAGCACTTGGAGACAGCATCTTAATGGTCAAATTAGTCCCAGTTCTGAAAATCTTCTTGTCTTTGCAAACAAAGAAGATGGTCATCAGAAGTCTCTAGCAAAGCCAGCAAATCTTCCAATTCGCCTTAATGGACAGCATAGTCCTAGTCCTCCTGAAATTGAAAGGTGTTCTTACCCATTTTTCCCAGGAACAAAGCTTACTCCAATTAGTATATTCTCATTAAAATCTAGTCATTTTAGTTCTGCAACAATGCAGCTAGATTATTATTGCAATAAAAATAACTGGGCACCTCCAGAATATTACTTGTATTCAACAACAAGTCAAGATGGAAAGGTACTACTAGTATATAAGATTGTTATTCCTACTGTTGCCAATGGATCCCAGAGTTATTTTATGCCAGACAAACTTTGCACTACAGTAGAAGATGCAAAAGAGCTGGCTGCACAGTTTGCTTTGCTGCACTTGG attACAATTTCCGCCGAAGTTCAATAAATAACATTTCCCCAGTTAGTGCTACTCTTTCTTCTGGAACCACCAGTGTGCTGTCATATACATCAAGACCATACTCTTATCCAAGCTATCCTTTGTCACCATCAATTCCACTTGCTAGTAACAACCATGTTGGGCAGCGTCTGTATATCTCCAATCAGGGCTCATTCttttaa
- the RBM46 gene encoding probable RNA-binding protein 46 isoform X2 yields MNEEQTDVTNGCSKVRTGTQNEAALLALMEKTGYNMVQENGQRKFGGPPPGWEGPPPPRGCEVFVGKIPRDMYEDELVPVFERAGKIYEFRLMMEFSGENRGYAFVMYTTKEEAQLAIRILNNYEIRPGKFIGVCVSLDNCRLFIGAIPKEKKKEEILDEMKKVTEGVVDVIVYPSATDKTKNRGFAFVEYESHRAAAMARRKLIPGTFQLWGHTIQVDWADPEKEVDEETMQRVKVLYVRNLMISTTEETIKAEFNKFKPGAVERVKKLRDYAFVHFFNRDDAVAAMSVMNGKCIDGASIEVTLAKPVNKESTWRQHLNGQISPSSENLLVFANKEDGHQKSLAKPANLPIRLNGQHSPSPPEIERCSYPFFPGTKLTPISIFSLKSSHFSSATMQLDYYCNKNNWAPPEYYLYSTTSQDGKVLLVYKIVIPTVANGSQSYFMPDKLCTTVEDAKELAAQFALLHLERVHNLPSLDLCRKIWRK; encoded by the exons ATGAATGAAGAACAGACAGATGTTACAAATGGCTGCAGCAAAGTTAGAACGGGTACTCAGAACGAAGCTGCGTTATTGGCTCTTATGGAAAAGACTGGTTACAATATGGTTCAAGAAAACGGTCAAAGAAAATTTGGTGGACCTCCACCAG gttgGGAAGGTCCACCACCACCACGAGGCTGTGAAGTTTTTGTGGGAAAAATTCCCCGTGATATGTATGAAGATGAACTAGTTCCTGTTTTTGAAAGAGCTGGGAAGATCTATGAATTCAGGCTGATGATGGAATTTAGTGGCGAGAATCGTGGATATGCATTTGTAATGTATACAACCAAAGAAGAAGCTCAGCTCGCTATTCGGATCCTTAATAATTATGAGATTCGTCCTGGGAAGTTTATTGGAGTTTGTGTAAGTTTGGACAACTGCAGACTATTTATTGGAGCtattccaaaagaaaagaaaaaagaagagatctTAGATGAAATGAAAAAAGTCACCGAAGGTGTAGTGGATGTTATTGTGTATCCAAGTGCAACCGATAAGACAAAGAATCGTGGGTTTGCTTTTGTTGAATATGAATCCCACAGAGCTGCAGCTATGGCAAGAAGGAAACTCATTCCTG GAACATTCCAGTTATGGGGCCATACTATTCAGGTAGATTGGGCAGACCCAGAAAAAGAAGTGGACGAAGAAACAATGCAGAGGGTTAAAGTATTATATGTTCGAAACCTGATGATCTCAACTACAGAAGAAACAATTAAGGCTGAATTTAACAAATTTAAGCCAGGAGCTGTTGAGCGTGTGAAAAAACTTCGAGATTATGCTTTTGTTCACTTCTTCAATCGAGATGATGCAGTTGCAGCTATGTCAGTTATGAATGGGAAGTGCATTGATGGAGCTAGTATTGAGGTAACACTAGCCAAGCCAGTAAACAAAGAAAGCACTTGGAGACAGCATCTTAATGGTCAAATTAGTCCCAGTTCTGAAAATCTTCTTGTCTTTGCAAACAAAGAAGATGGTCATCAGAAGTCTCTAGCAAAGCCAGCAAATCTTCCAATTCGCCTTAATGGACAGCATAGTCCTAGTCCTCCTGAAATTGAAAGGTGTTCTTACCCATTTTTCCCAGGAACAAAGCTTACTCCAATTAGTATATTCTCATTAAAATCTAGTCATTTTAGTTCTGCAACAATGCAGCTAGATTATTATTGCAATAAAAATAACTGGGCACCTCCAGAATATTACTTGTATTCAACAACAAGTCAAGATGGAAAGGTACTACTAGTATATAAGATTGTTATTCCTACTGTTGCCAATGGATCCCAGAGTTATTTTATGCCAGACAAACTTTGCACTACAGTAGAAGATGCAAAAGAGCTGGCTGCACAGTTTGCTTTGCTGCACTTGG AAAGGGTACATAACCTCCCCAGTCTGGACCTGTGTAGAAAAATTTGGAGAAAGTAA